From the genome of Mixophyes fleayi isolate aMixFle1 chromosome 2, aMixFle1.hap1, whole genome shotgun sequence, one region includes:
- the LOC142139733 gene encoding olfactory receptor 51E1-like produces the protein MLLYNKSMCSISSDFILSGIPSLDDYNFWIGFPLLSLYMVAVIGNLSLLYIIKVDQKLHEPMYIFLFMLSAIDLFIATTAMPRMLGILWFDTRQITFNMCLTQMFFLHFLSAIESGILVAMAVDRYVAICHPLRYSSILTIETITKISSVIVVRGAALMIPIPLIIKRFTLWKDNLLTHSYCLHPELMNLACADVTINIIYGLFVILSVMGIDSLFISVSYLLIIKTIVDLAEDAHLKAFSTCAAHICAVLIYYIPLIGLSVVHRFKFNSTQNLHILFGNIYLLLPPVINPLIYGIKTKQIRSRFSKLFSKTTNRVNYPGNCDTLCLYRT, from the coding sequence ATGTTGTTGTATAATAAATCCATGTGCAGCATTAGCAGCGATTTCATCCTCAGTGGAATTCCATCCTTGGATGACTATAATTTCTGGATTGGATTTCCCCTCTTATCATTATATATGGTTGCTGTCATAGGGAACCTCAGTCTCCTGTACATCATCAAAGTGGATCAGAAGCTTCACGAGCCTATGTACATCTTCCTGTTCATGTTGTCAGCTATCGATCTGTTTATAGCCACCACGGCCATGCCGAGAATGCTGGGGATCCTCTGGTTTGACACCAGGCAGATCACTTTCAATATGTGTCTGACCCAGATGTTCTTCCTCCATTTCCTTTCTGCAATAGAGTCTGGGATATTGGTGGCCATGGCTGTAGATCGCTATGTGGCTATTTGCCACCCTCTGCGATATTCTTCTATTTTAACAATTGAGACAATCACAAAGATCTcttctgttattgtagtcagaggAGCCGCTCTGATGATACCTATCCCGTTGATTATCAAACGGTTCACACTTTGGAAAGATAACCTACTGACACATTCCTATTGCCTACATCCGGAGCTCATGAATCTTGCCTGCGCTGATGTAACGATCAATATTATCTACGGTCTGTTTGTCATCCTCTCTGTCATGGGGATAGACAGTCTTTTCATCTCTGTGTCTTACCTACTGATTATTAAAACAATTGTTGATCTGGCGGAAGATGCCCATCTTAAGGCCTTCAGTACATGTGCAGCACACATATGTGCTGTCCTCATCTATTATATACCCCTGATAGGCCTGTCTGTGGTACACAGGTTTAAATTCAATTCAACTCAAAACCTACATATCCTCTTTGGGAACATTTACCTTCTGTTGCCCCCAGTGATAAATCCCTTGATATATGGTATTAAAACCAAACAGATTCGCAGCAGGTTTAGCAAATTATTCAGTAAAACGACAAACAGGGTCAACTATCCAGGAAACTGTGATACATTATGTCTGTACAGAACATAA